One genomic window of Pempheris klunzingeri isolate RE-2024b chromosome 12, fPemKlu1.hap1, whole genome shotgun sequence includes the following:
- the mrps6 gene encoding small ribosomal subunit protein bS6m, whose amino-acid sequence MPRYELSLILKAMQRPETAAALRRTVEALMERGAVVRDMENLGERLLPFKITKHSQRHSRGAYFLMDFYSSPSILTGLLNHLHRDVDVVRSTVLKKDVQVSSSTCCGPKQ is encoded by the coding sequence ATGCCTCGCTACGAGCTGTCCCTGATCCTGAAGGCCATGCAGCGGCCGGAGACGGCGGCGGCGCTGCGGCGGACCGTGGAGGCCCTGATGGAGCGGGGCGCGGTGGTGAGAGACATGGAGAACCTGGGGGAGAGACTGCTGCCCTTCAAGATCACCAAGCACAGCCAGAGGCACAGCCGAGGAGCCTACTTCCTCATGGACTTCTACTCGTCCCCCAGCATCCTCACGGGCCTCCTGAATCACCTGCACCGGGACGTGGACGTGGTGAGGTCCACCGTGCTGAAGAAGGACGTCCAGGTGTCCAGCAGCACCTGCTGTGGCCCCAAACAGTGA
- the psap gene encoding prosaposin isoform X2, with amino-acid sequence MLLLPLLFVSSAIATPLLGTEQCARGPPYWCQNVKTASLCGAVTHCQQNVWNKPQMKTVPCDLCKEVLMVVEQILKDNATEAEVLGYLEKACQLIPDQSLTAECKEMVDSYYPILMGIITGELEDPAVVCGAIGLCQSQQAALAKVQKQLVSNEIPQVDLSQQVAPFLLNVPELLYPQEAPKQEAPKESVDVCQDCIKFLTDAQAEAKANSSFVDSLIENIENQCDLLGPSMSGVCKQYVSQYGTLVIEQLMSMQPKDICVHAGFCADMKKSVPMLKLQAAKALPAAKALPALKLFPATKVESASDKSKPMVRVRDSPGCAICKLVMKELESMLEDQTTEEEVIHAVEKVCTFLPSSLRSQCKDLIETYGQAIIQLLVEQADPKTVCTVLALCNDASRAFVPALDQTRFKVGGYCEVCKLAVQYIDGILEQNATEAQIEEAVRKVCSFLPDSFQSECDQLIEQYEPMLVQLLLQMLDPDFVCMKVGACPEAVRRLLGTEQCSWGPAFWCKNMETATRCNAVAHCKRHVWV; translated from the exons atgctgctgctccctctgctcttcGTGTCCTCAG CTATAGCGACCCCCCTGCTCGGCACTGAGCAGTGTGCTCGTGGCCCCCCCTACTGGTGTCAGAATGTGAAGACGGCGTCTCTGTGCGGCGCCGTGACCCACTGCCAGCAGAACGTGTGGAACAAACCCCAGATG AAAACGGTGCCGTGTGACTTGTGTAAAGAGGTGCTGATGGTGGTGGAGCAGATCCTGAAGGACAACGCCACTGAG GCTGAGGTTCTGGGGTACCTGGAGAAGGCCTGCCAGCTCATCCCTGATCAGAGTTTGACGGCAGAGTGCAAGGAGATGGTGGATAGCTACTACCCCATCCTCATGGGCATCATTACTGGAGAACTG GAGGATCCTGCTGTGGTGTGCGGAGCCATCGGGCTGTGTCAGTCTCAGCAGGCAGCCCTGGCGAAGGTTCAGAAGCAGCTCGTGTCCAATGAAATCCCTCAGGTCGACCTCTCCCAGCAAGTGGCCCCCTTCCTGCTCAATGTGCCTGAGCTCCTCTATCCTCAGGAGGCCCCCAAACAAGAGGCTCCAAAG GAAAGCGTTGACGTGTGCCAGGACTGCATCAAGTTCCTGACTGACGCTCAGGCTGAGGCCAAAGCAAACTCCTCATTCGTCGACTCCCTCATCGAGAACATTGAGAACCAGTGTGACCTGCTGGGGCCGAGCATGTCTGGAGTG TGCAAGCAGTATGTCAGCCAGTACGGCACCCTCGTTATCGAGCAGCTCATGTCCATG CAACCCAAGGACATCTGTGTCCACGCTGGCTTCTGTGCCGACATGAAGAAGTCTGTTCCCATGCTAAAGCTGCAGGCTGCCAAGGCTCTACCTGCTGCCAAGGCTCTACCTGCTCTGAAGCTCTTCCCTGCCACCAAGGTGGAGTCTGCCTCTGATAAGTCTAAG CCCATGGTGCGCGTCCGTGACTCCCCAGGATGTGCCATCTGTAAGCTGGTGATGAAAGAGCTGGAGTCTATGCTGGAGGATCAGACAACAGAG gaggaGGTGATTCATGCTGTGGAGAAGGTGTGCACATtcctgccctcctctctgcGCTCCCAGTGTAAGGACCTGATTGAGACGTACGGCCAGGCCATCAttcagctgctggtggagcaggCTGACCCCAAGACTGTGTGCACAGTGTTGGCTCTCTGCAATGATGCCAGCCGGGCATTTGTCC CTGCACTCGACCAGACTCGCTTTAAGGTTGGTGGCTACTGCGAGGTGTGCAAGCTGGCCGTTCAGTACATCGACGGCATCCTGGAGCAGAACGCTACAGAGGCACAGATCGAGGAGGCCGTGAGGAAAGTCTGCAGCTTCCTGCCAGACTCCTTCCAGTCTGAG TGTGACCAGCTGATTGAACAGTACGAGCCAATGCTggtccagctgctgctccagatgCTGGACCCAGACTTCGTGTGCATG AAAGTGGGAGCCTGCCCTGAGGCTGTCCGCAGGCTGCTGGGAACAGAGCAGTGCAGCTGGGGACCTGCATTCTGGTGCAAGAACATGGAGACGGCGACTCGGTGCAAT GCCGTGGCTCACTGCAAACGTCATGTGTGGGTatag
- the psap gene encoding prosaposin isoform X1: MLLLPLLFVSSAIATPLLGTEQCARGPPYWCQNVKTASLCGAVTHCQQNVWNKPQMKTVPCDLCKEVLMVVEQILKDNATEAEVLGYLEKACQLIPDQSLTAECKEMVDSYYPILMGIITGELEDPAVVCGAIGLCQSQQAALAKVQKQLVSNEIPQVDLSQQVAPFLLNVPELLYPQEAPKQEAPKVHGSSAHTQAATCSPPVAAVVILSCPLQESVDVCQDCIKFLTDAQAEAKANSSFVDSLIENIENQCDLLGPSMSGVCKQYVSQYGTLVIEQLMSMQPKDICVHAGFCADMKKSVPMLKLQAAKALPAAKALPALKLFPATKVESASDKSKPMVRVRDSPGCAICKLVMKELESMLEDQTTEEEVIHAVEKVCTFLPSSLRSQCKDLIETYGQAIIQLLVEQADPKTVCTVLALCNDASRAFVPALDQTRFKVGGYCEVCKLAVQYIDGILEQNATEAQIEEAVRKVCSFLPDSFQSECDQLIEQYEPMLVQLLLQMLDPDFVCMKVGACPEAVRRLLGTEQCSWGPAFWCKNMETATRCNAVAHCKRHVWV, translated from the exons atgctgctgctccctctgctcttcGTGTCCTCAG CTATAGCGACCCCCCTGCTCGGCACTGAGCAGTGTGCTCGTGGCCCCCCCTACTGGTGTCAGAATGTGAAGACGGCGTCTCTGTGCGGCGCCGTGACCCACTGCCAGCAGAACGTGTGGAACAAACCCCAGATG AAAACGGTGCCGTGTGACTTGTGTAAAGAGGTGCTGATGGTGGTGGAGCAGATCCTGAAGGACAACGCCACTGAG GCTGAGGTTCTGGGGTACCTGGAGAAGGCCTGCCAGCTCATCCCTGATCAGAGTTTGACGGCAGAGTGCAAGGAGATGGTGGATAGCTACTACCCCATCCTCATGGGCATCATTACTGGAGAACTG GAGGATCCTGCTGTGGTGTGCGGAGCCATCGGGCTGTGTCAGTCTCAGCAGGCAGCCCTGGCGAAGGTTCAGAAGCAGCTCGTGTCCAATGAAATCCCTCAGGTCGACCTCTCCCAGCAAGTGGCCCCCTTCCTGCTCAATGTGCCTGAGCTCCTCTATCCTCAGGAGGCCCCCAAACAAGAGGCTCCAAAGGTACATGGTtcgtctgcacacacacaagcagcaacGTGTTCTCCACCCGTCGCTGCTGTTGTAATACTGTCTTGTCCTCTTCAGGAAAGCGTTGACGTGTGCCAGGACTGCATCAAGTTCCTGACTGACGCTCAGGCTGAGGCCAAAGCAAACTCCTCATTCGTCGACTCCCTCATCGAGAACATTGAGAACCAGTGTGACCTGCTGGGGCCGAGCATGTCTGGAGTG TGCAAGCAGTATGTCAGCCAGTACGGCACCCTCGTTATCGAGCAGCTCATGTCCATG CAACCCAAGGACATCTGTGTCCACGCTGGCTTCTGTGCCGACATGAAGAAGTCTGTTCCCATGCTAAAGCTGCAGGCTGCCAAGGCTCTACCTGCTGCCAAGGCTCTACCTGCTCTGAAGCTCTTCCCTGCCACCAAGGTGGAGTCTGCCTCTGATAAGTCTAAG CCCATGGTGCGCGTCCGTGACTCCCCAGGATGTGCCATCTGTAAGCTGGTGATGAAAGAGCTGGAGTCTATGCTGGAGGATCAGACAACAGAG gaggaGGTGATTCATGCTGTGGAGAAGGTGTGCACATtcctgccctcctctctgcGCTCCCAGTGTAAGGACCTGATTGAGACGTACGGCCAGGCCATCAttcagctgctggtggagcaggCTGACCCCAAGACTGTGTGCACAGTGTTGGCTCTCTGCAATGATGCCAGCCGGGCATTTGTCC CTGCACTCGACCAGACTCGCTTTAAGGTTGGTGGCTACTGCGAGGTGTGCAAGCTGGCCGTTCAGTACATCGACGGCATCCTGGAGCAGAACGCTACAGAGGCACAGATCGAGGAGGCCGTGAGGAAAGTCTGCAGCTTCCTGCCAGACTCCTTCCAGTCTGAG TGTGACCAGCTGATTGAACAGTACGAGCCAATGCTggtccagctgctgctccagatgCTGGACCCAGACTTCGTGTGCATG AAAGTGGGAGCCTGCCCTGAGGCTGTCCGCAGGCTGCTGGGAACAGAGCAGTGCAGCTGGGGACCTGCATTCTGGTGCAAGAACATGGAGACGGCGACTCGGTGCAAT GCCGTGGCTCACTGCAAACGTCATGTGTGGGTatag